CGCTCTTCGGGGGAGTGGCAATTGGCGTGGCGCAGCAGGAGGCGACCGCCTTTCTCAATCCGGCGTACGGGCCCGGTGTCGGCTTCGTAGCTCTCATCCTGCTGCTTCTGTGGCGGCCACAGGGGCTGTTTGGCGGGCAGGCGGTGCGGTTAGGGCGCAGGCGGCCATCGAAGTGGGTGAGAGCGTGACGGGCACGGAAGGCGGCGGTCTTGCCGGCGTCGTCAAGGCGGTGCTGCTGGCGCTTCCCCTGGCGGGACTGGCCGCGCCGCTGTTCGTGAAGCGCCTTCTCGCGACGACCTCCAGCATGCAAACGCCAGAGGCGCGAGTCGACGGCCGGGCGCGGCTCATCGCGTCCGGGACCTTGCTCGGGCTGGCCACCGGTCTTTCGGCGGCCGGCCTGCTTGTCTGGCTCCTCCCGGAGGGCATCCTGGCCTACCTCGTCTCGTTCGCCGTGGCAGCGTCCATCTTTGCTCTGCTGAGCCTCGGCCTCAACGTCCAGTGGGGCTATACCGGGCTTTTCAACATCGGGATTGCGGGCTTTTTCGCCGTGGGGGCGTTCACGTCGGCGCTCGTCACCACGGCCATGCCGGCCGGTCCCCTCGCCCTTTACAGCCAGCAGCTGTTGGGGCTGAAGCTGCCTTTCATCGCGGGCGTGGGTGCCGCGGCCGCCGTGTCGGGCCTGGTGGCCTGGCTCATCGGCCTTCCCACGCTCAGGCTAAGGGACGAGTACTTTGCGGTGGCCACCATCGGCATCGCCGAGATCGTCCGCCTCGTCTTCCAGAACGAGCGGTGGCTGGCCAACGGCCCCCAGCCGCTGCGGGGCATCCCCCGGCCGCTTTACTGTCTGGTCGAAGACCCGCCCTGCGCCTGGCTGCCCCCGCCGCTGGCGGCTGCCGCACGTCTTCTCGAGCCCCGGGACTACCCGTATGTATACCTGGTCATCGTTACCCTGTTCGTGGCGGCCGCCTACCTCGCCACCGAACGGGCCATCCGGTCGCCGTGGGGCCGGGTGCTGCGGGCCATCCGGGAAGAGGAGGCGGCCGCGGCCATGAGCGGCAAGGACGTCGCCGCCTTCAAGATGCAGGCTCTGGTCGTGGGCGCGATGATCATGGGGG
This Bacillota bacterium DNA region includes the following protein-coding sequences:
- a CDS encoding branched-chain amino acid ABC transporter permease, whose product is MGESVTGTEGGGLAGVVKAVLLALPLAGLAAPLFVKRLLATTSSMQTPEARVDGRARLIASGTLLGLATGLSAAGLLVWLLPEGILAYLVSFAVAASIFALLSLGLNVQWGYTGLFNIGIAGFFAVGAFTSALVTTAMPAGPLALYSQQLLGLKLPFIAGVGAAAAVSGLVAWLIGLPTLRLRDEYFAVATIGIAEIVRLVFQNERWLANGPQPLRGIPRPLYCLVEDPPCAWLPPPLAAAARLLEPRDYPYVYLVIVTLFVAAAYLATERAIRSPWGRVLRAIREEEAAAAMSGKDVAAFKMQALVVGAMIMGVGGALYAHYLASIDYSHFTPLYGTFLIWVMLMLGGSGNNRGAILGAFVIWGVWTGTAFLTDRLGPTLAAISPQLPARAPYLRYLVIALILELILLFRPQGLLGEERRVSAF